The Vicia villosa cultivar HV-30 ecotype Madison, WI linkage group LG1, Vvil1.0, whole genome shotgun sequence genome includes a region encoding these proteins:
- the LOC131644685 gene encoding tyrosine-protein phosphatase RLPH2-like, giving the protein MSEPPQSRTICLIGDIHGYITKLQNLWSNLETILDPSQFKTATIIFLGDYCDRGTQTRQVIDFLISLPSRYPYQKHVFLAGNHDFAFAAFLRLLPPPIDGSEFSEGWKEFEDSEEREGWFKGDGYEKMHLQGRRWSGNIKAKFNVAKGTEYQGSIYDAAPTFQSYGVPHGSADLIKAVPDEHKKFLADLVWVHEEDEVFMNTDDGVKCCKLIAVHAGLEKGVDVKEQMEYLKARDTGIPKVQPLSGRKNVWDIPEELSASSTIIVSGHHGKLHIEGLRLIIDEGGGFHDKPVAAVVLPSMKTIRDTDVLKK; this is encoded by the exons ATGTCAGAACCCCCGCAATCCCGAACCATATGCCTCATCGGCGACATCCACGGCTACATAACCAAACTCCAAAACCTCTGGTCAAATCTCGAAACCATACTCGACCCATCACAGTTCAAAACCGCCACAATCATCTTCCTCGGCGATTACTGCGACAGAGGCACTCAAACTCGCCAAGTAATCGACTTTCTCATCTCCTTACCATCCCGTTACCCTTATCAGAAACACGTGTTCCTCGCCGGAAACCATGATTTCGCCTTCGCCGCTTTTCTCCGCCTCCTCCCGCCGCCGATTGACGGGTCTGAGTTTTCGGAAGGGTGGAAGGAGTTTGAGGATAGTGAGGAGAGAGAAGGGTGGTTTAAGGGGGATGGGTATGAGAAGATGCATTTGCAAGGGAGGAGGTGGAGTGGGAATATAAAGGCTAAATTTAATGTTGCTAAAGGGACTGAGTATCAGGGTTCTATTTATGATGCGGCACCCACTTTTCAGTCTTATGGTGTCCCCCACGGTTCAGCAG ATTTGATTAAGGCAGTTCCTGATGAGCATAAGAAATTTCTTGCGGATTTGGTTTGGGTCCACGAAGAG GACGAAGTCTTTATGAACACTGATGACGGAGTTAAGTGCTGCAAGTTGATTGCTGTTCATGCTGGTTTGGAGAAAGGGGTCGATGTGAAAGAGCAGATGGAATATTTGAAAGCTCGAGATACTGGAATACCTAAGGTGCAGCCTCTAAGTGGTAGAAAGAATGTATGGGATATTCCTGAG GAACTAAGTGCAAGTTCAACCATCATTGTTAGTGGTCACCATGGAAAACTCCATATTGAAGGCTTAAGGTTGATAATTGACGAAGGTGGTGGATTCCACGATAAACCAGTAGCCGCGGTTGTTCTTCCTTCCATGAAGACTATTCGTGACACCGATGTATTGAAAAAGTAG